Proteins from a single region of Dehalococcoidia bacterium:
- the nadC gene encoding carboxylating nicotinate-nucleotide diphosphorylase produces the protein MGDITTQSLSLRPENVKCVIISKQSGILCGNTVAKEVFRKIDPDIKYIENCFDSDSLQPGVIIAEIFGDKNNILSAERTALNFLQRMSGVATLTNEYVKLVDKISISDTRKTIPGWRNLDKYSVRCGGGSNHRRNLGDGVLIKDNHISAAFKQNMTLKELVKQSRLNSPHTIKIEIEVDSYKLLDEAIDSDVDIIMLDNMTDSEIIECIKRINGKKLVEVSGNIDKARLVKLNKISGIDIISVGKLTHSAKALDISLSFI, from the coding sequence TTGGGTGATATAACTACTCAATCTTTAAGTCTAAGACCTGAAAATGTTAAGTGCGTAATAATTTCAAAGCAATCAGGTATTTTATGTGGAAATACTGTTGCTAAAGAAGTATTTAGAAAAATAGATCCAGATATTAAGTACATTGAAAATTGTTTTGATTCTGACTCACTCCAACCAGGGGTAATAATTGCAGAAATTTTTGGTGATAAAAATAATATTTTATCAGCTGAAAGAACAGCTCTTAATTTTTTACAAAGAATGTCAGGTGTAGCTACTCTAACTAATGAATATGTGAAATTAGTGGATAAAATATCAATCAGTGACACAAGAAAAACTATTCCTGGGTGGAGAAATTTAGATAAATATTCTGTGAGGTGTGGAGGGGGATCTAATCATAGAAGAAATCTTGGTGATGGAGTTCTAATTAAAGATAACCATATTTCCGCCGCTTTTAAGCAGAATATGACTTTGAAAGAATTAGTAAAACAGTCGAGACTTAATTCTCCTCATACAATCAAAATAGAAATTGAAGTTGATAGTTATAAACTTCTAGATGAAGCAATAGATTCAGATGTAGATATAATCATGCTAGATAATATGACTGATAGTGAAATTATAGAGTGTATAAAAAGAATAAATGGTAAAAAATTGGTAGAAGTATCAGGGAATATTGATAAGGCTAGATTGGTAAAATTGAACAAAATTTCAGGAATAGATATTATTTCTGTTGGAAAGTTAACTCACTCTGCTAAGGCTCTCGATATTTCCTTGAGTTTTATCTAG
- the nadA gene encoding quinolinate synthase NadA produces MVIKYQNKINIPITELEQSAFCQDGANFRTKTLEEEFNSGVRWQKIPTRYLKLTPEEIKKSIKKLKDAMGSKVTILGHHYQREDVIEFSDLQGDSFLLSKLAAEKSDSEVIIFCGVHFMAETAEILSSSKQKVILPNMAAGCSMADMAATEDVKRSWTQINNIINNKSSKKSIIPVTYMNSTASIKALCGENDGIVCTSSNARKAFDWAYERGERILFVPDQHLGRNTGLEYGIKKSEMVIWDPYKINGGLSEEEINNSKLILWKGHCSVHTRFSVDQINLARNKYPDVNVLVHPECTNEVVSEADFVGSTEYIKDMVQNAPAGTNWAIGTEINLVKRLAHTYTDKNVFCLDDMICPCSTMYRVHPAYLLWVMEGLVAGYVINQIKVDDKIQELSKLSLQRMLDLPQ; encoded by the coding sequence ATGGTTATAAAATATCAAAATAAAATAAATATTCCAATTACAGAGTTAGAGCAGTCTGCTTTCTGTCAAGATGGGGCTAATTTCAGAACTAAAACTCTCGAAGAAGAGTTTAATTCTGGTGTGAGATGGCAAAAGATTCCTACTAGATATCTAAAACTCACACCTGAAGAAATAAAAAAGTCTATTAAGAAATTAAAAGATGCTATGGGATCAAAAGTAACTATCCTTGGTCATCACTATCAAAGAGAAGATGTTATAGAGTTTTCTGACTTACAAGGCGACTCTTTCTTACTTTCTAAATTAGCTGCAGAAAAATCAGACTCAGAAGTTATTATTTTCTGTGGTGTCCATTTTATGGCTGAAACAGCTGAGATTTTGTCTTCTAGTAAACAAAAAGTTATTCTTCCGAATATGGCAGCAGGGTGCTCAATGGCAGATATGGCTGCAACAGAAGATGTTAAGAGAAGTTGGACTCAAATCAACAATATTATAAATAATAAGTCTAGTAAAAAATCGATAATTCCTGTCACATACATGAATAGTACAGCTTCTATAAAGGCTTTGTGTGGAGAAAATGATGGAATAGTATGTACTTCTTCCAATGCTAGGAAGGCATTTGATTGGGCATATGAAAGAGGAGAAAGAATATTATTTGTTCCAGATCAACATTTAGGAAGAAATACTGGACTTGAATACGGTATTAAAAAATCAGAAATGGTTATCTGGGATCCCTATAAGATAAATGGTGGATTATCAGAAGAAGAAATAAATAACTCCAAGCTTATTTTATGGAAAGGTCATTGTTCAGTTCATACTAGGTTCTCTGTTGATCAAATTAATTTAGCTAGAAATAAATATCCTGATGTAAACGTATTAGTTCACCCTGAATGTACTAATGAAGTAGTAAGTGAAGCAGACTTTGTTGGTTCAACAGAATATATAAAAGACATGGTTCAGAATGCTCCCGCTGGAACTAATTGGGCAATAGGTACAGAAATCAATCTAGTTAAGAGATTGGCTCATACTTATACTGATAAAAATGTTTTTTGTTTGGATGACATGATATGTCCATGTTCAACTATGTATAGAGTTCATCCCGCATATCTTCTTTGGGTAATGGAGGGGCTTGTGGCTGGATATGTTATAAATCAGATAAAAGTTGATGACAAAATTCAAGAATTATCTAAATTAAGTCTTCAAAGAATGCTTGATTTACCGCAGTAA
- the miaB gene encoding tRNA (N6-isopentenyl adenosine(37)-C2)-methylthiotransferase MiaB — MITKENKIDSFHIWTVGCQMNVADSQRVDVGLKRLGLDEEKNIENAGIVVLNTCVVRQSAEDTATGLLGKLAKQKKKNNTYICVTGCMVESTIKDLELRFPQVDLWAKPQDTSKIIENIADYLDLSSDGCLENLIPEKSKFAEFVPIVQGCDKFCTFCVIPYRRGRETSKPLNEVVKEVGYLANNGTLEVTLLGQNVDSYGHDLLPKKDLSDLMYSISEIENILRIRFLTSHPNDMSRKLIETIRDLPKVCKSINLPFQAGSNRILANMRRGYTRNQYMRKIEEIKSLVPDATITTDLIVGFPGETEKDFQDSLDILNMVKFDKVHVAAYSERKGTYAFRKIEDNLTQQEKRKRLSVVNELQDKIQFDLNSKYLNNEYDVLVEGIVRNRLFGRTEGDKLVYIQDGDESMIGNIHKTKIIEISSYSLIGEKF; from the coding sequence ATGATAACTAAAGAAAATAAAATAGATTCTTTTCACATATGGACAGTTGGTTGCCAGATGAATGTAGCTGATTCTCAAAGAGTTGACGTAGGATTAAAAAGGCTTGGATTAGATGAAGAAAAGAATATTGAAAATGCTGGTATAGTTGTACTAAACACCTGTGTTGTCAGACAATCTGCAGAAGATACTGCGACAGGTCTTCTTGGAAAGTTAGCTAAACAAAAAAAGAAAAATAATACTTACATATGTGTTACTGGATGTATGGTAGAGTCAACAATTAAGGATTTAGAACTGAGGTTTCCTCAAGTAGATCTTTGGGCTAAACCTCAAGACACTTCAAAAATAATAGAAAATATTGCAGATTATTTGGATTTATCATCAGATGGATGTTTGGAAAACTTAATACCTGAAAAATCAAAGTTTGCTGAATTTGTCCCTATTGTTCAAGGATGTGATAAATTTTGTACATTTTGTGTAATACCATATAGGAGAGGAAGAGAAACTAGTAAACCGCTGAATGAAGTTGTAAAAGAAGTAGGATATTTAGCAAATAATGGAACTCTTGAAGTAACATTATTGGGACAAAATGTAGATTCTTATGGACATGATTTACTTCCAAAAAAAGATCTCTCTGATCTTATGTACTCTATTAGTGAAATAGAAAATATCCTTAGAATAAGATTCCTAACTTCTCATCCAAATGATATGTCTAGAAAATTGATTGAAACAATTAGAGATTTACCTAAAGTTTGTAAATCTATAAATCTACCTTTTCAAGCTGGATCAAATAGAATTTTAGCTAATATGCGAAGAGGATATACAAGAAATCAATATATGAGAAAAATTGAAGAGATTAAGTCTTTAGTCCCAGATGCAACCATTACTACTGATTTGATAGTTGGTTTCCCCGGTGAAACCGAAAAAGATTTTCAAGATTCATTAGATATCCTAAATATGGTCAAATTTGATAAAGTTCATGTTGCTGCATATTCTGAAAGAAAAGGAACTTATGCTTTTAGGAAAATAGAAGATAATTTGACACAACAAGAGAAAAGAAAAAGATTAAGTGTGGTCAACGAATTGCAGGACAAAATTCAATTTGATCTAAACAGTAAATACTTAAATAATGAATATGATGTATTAGTTGAGGGTATTGTAAGAAATAGACTTTTTGGAAGAACAGAAGGAGATAAACTTGTTTATATTCAAGATGGAGATGAATCGATGATTGGAAATATTCATAAAACTAAGATTATTGAAATATCTTCATACTCTCTTATAGGGGAAAAATTTTAA
- a CDS encoding molybdenum cofactor biosynthesis protein MoaE, which yields MIKIKIKFFAKLKEDIGHKSFILSLDKPQRVIDIINIISKDFDIDILSRNNYLYAKNLEYCSLETILEEDDELAIIPPVSGGSIDRDNSKFSVEITKEELKLDEYIEKKFSSKDGSEVIFLGITRDHNLGRDVDKLFYESYSEMAENEIYKIIDKIRLKWKISSLRIIHRLGVVLPSEISMILIVTSSHRKESFESAEFFVDELKKSVPIWKKEFFQDGTVWINDKIVE from the coding sequence ATGATAAAAATAAAAATTAAATTCTTTGCAAAATTAAAAGAAGATATTGGTCATAAAAGTTTTATTCTATCTCTTGATAAGCCTCAAAGAGTTATAGATATTATAAATATAATTTCTAAAGATTTTGATATAGATATTCTGTCTCGAAATAATTATCTGTACGCTAAAAATTTAGAATACTGTTCTCTAGAAACAATTCTTGAAGAAGATGACGAATTAGCAATAATACCGCCTGTTAGCGGAGGATCAATAGATCGTGATAATTCTAAATTTTCAGTAGAAATAACTAAAGAAGAATTAAAACTTGATGAATATATCGAAAAAAAGTTTTCATCTAAAGATGGCTCTGAAGTTATATTCTTAGGAATTACAAGAGATCATAACTTAGGAAGAGATGTAGATAAATTATTTTATGAGTCATATTCTGAAATGGCTGAAAATGAGATTTATAAAATAATTGATAAGATACGCTTAAAATGGAAAATATCTTCGTTAAGAATTATTCATCGATTAGGAGTAGTTTTGCCTTCTGAAATTAGTATGATACTCATAGTCACTTCGTCTCACAGAAAAGAATCATTTGAATCAGCAGAATTTTTTGTTGATGAATTAAAGAAATCTGTACCAATATGGAAAAAAGAATTCTTTCAAGACGGAACTGTGTGGATAAATGATAAAATAGTAGAGTAA